In Pirellulales bacterium, the DNA window ATGTTGGATGAATCGTGCGTCAAGAGAAAGAACCAGGCCAACGCGAGAAGGGCGCTACGCCCGCAGCTCGGCTCCGCACGCCTGGCGGCAGGCGGCGACGATCTGGTCGCGCAGCGTGTCGGCCGCTTCGCCCGTCATCGTGGCGGAGGGATCGCGGAAGGTGGTGGCCAGCACGAAGCTCTTCTTGCCCGGGCCGAGGCGCTCGGCATGGCGATAGACGGGGGGCTTCCATTCGAGCGATTCGAGCAGATCGCCCGCCGCCCGGCGCACCGCCTGTTCGATCTGCTCCCAACGCACACTTTCGTCCACGACGAGATTCAGATCGCGCGAGATGGCCGGGTAAGTAACCGGCGGCGTGTACTGCGGCACCAGACGTGCCACCGACAAGAGCGCCGAGAGACGCACCTCCGCCACCGCCGTCGGTCCGCGCAGATCGAACCGCTTGAGCCCTTCGGCCGAGACGCACCCGACGATTGCCCAGGGGGCCGACGTATCGCCGGCCAAAACCAATTCGCAACTGCTGCCGCGATCGAACAGACCGTGCGGATCCCGTGACACGGGGCGCACTTCGAGACGAGCCTGGGCGTGGAGCGCTGCCACCAGCGCTTCGACGGTCCCTTTCACACGGAGGAAGGAGCGATTCTCCTTCTCTTCTTCGGCCGTGGCATCACCGGCGCTGGTCAGGGTGAGCATCAGCTCTTCGCGCGGCAGCCCCGTCGCCTGCGGCAGATAAACCTTGGCGATCTCGAACAGCTCAATCACGGGATTGGCCAGCGCCTCGTTCGTGCGCCGCGCGCCGAGCAGGCTCGGGATCAAACTGCGGCGCAGGATGTCGGCACGGCGCAGCACGGGCACGTGTGCTTCGAGTGGCGCCTGATCGGTCCAGGGGCTGAACGCCTCAGACCACTCGGCGTCGACCGTGCTGAGGGTCATGGCCTCGTCGAAGCCGGTGGCGGTCATCACCTGCCGCACGCGAGAGAGCACACGATCCGCATCGGTCCGGGCCGAGGCGGCCATCGGCACCTGGGCGTCTTCGGAGATCTCCTCGTAACCGTGGATGCGGGCTACTTCCTCGACGAGATCGATCTCGCGCGAGAGGTCGGCCCGCCACGTGGGAGGAATCACCTCGACGTCGCGCTCGCTGGCGCGCACCTGTCGATTGCCGAGCGCCTCGAGAATGCGCAGCACCTCGGCGCGCTCGATATCGATGCCCAGGATGCGCTGGAGCTGCGAGAAGCGCAGCAGGATCGGAGTTCGCGGCGCGACGGGCGTGCCGACGTCGATCACCCCCGCGGCCAGGTCACCCCCCCCCATCTCGATAATCAGCTCGCAACAGCGGCGGCTGGCCCAATCGACGCGCGCGGGATCGAGCGCCCGTTCGAAGCGGTAGCTCGAGTCGCTGTGCAGGTTCAATTTGCGGGCCGTGTTGCGAACGGAGACCGCATCGAAACGGGCCGCCTCGATCAACAGGTTCTTCGTCGATGCGCCCACCTCGCTGCTGGCTCCCCCCATAATGCCGCCGATCGCCACGGGCTTTTCCGCGTCGCAGATGGCGCACATGCCGAGGGCCAGCTCGTAGGTCTTGTGGTCGATCGCCTCGAGCTTCTCGCCCGGCTTCGGCTCGCGCACGACGATCCGCTCGCCACTCAGACGGTCGAAGTCGAAGGCGTGCAGCGGCTGACCGCACTCGAAGAGGACGTAGTTCGTCGCGTCGACCACGTTGTTGATCGAGGCCACCCCCAGCGTGGCCAGCCGACGCTTCATCCAGGTGGGGCTGGCCCCCACGCGCACGTTGCGCAGCACGCGGGCAGTGTACTGCCGGCACAACTCGGGGCATTCGATCTTCACGCTCGTGAGCGACTCGACGGGGGTCTTGCCTGCGCGCGGATGGGCCGGCGACTCGCCCAGCTCCTTGCGGAAGAGGACCGCCACTTCGCGAGCGATGCCCAGGTGCCCGAGACAGTCGGCGCGGTTGCTCGTCACCTCGAGATCGATCGCCAGATCGCCGTCGACCTCGTGCGTTTCCTCGTGGTTGAGGCCCGCGAACATGAGCCGACGCTCGAGCTCCTCGACCGGCATGTCGAGCGGCACGTACTGTTTCAGCCAGTCCCAGGAAACGATCATGGCGGTGAGGTGGCCCTGTTGGCACAGGCCGGCGGCCTGTGCCACATTTGAAAATCAAAACCGATAAAACAACGCAGGGGTTATGTTCGCTACGGACTACGGTTGACAGCCTGCGCCACTGGGATGATTAGAACTGATGCAAGAAACGGACGTCGTTCTTGTAGAACTCGCGGATGTCGGTGATGCCGTGGCGGCGCATACAGACGCGTTCGACGCCGAGCCCGAAGGCGAAGCCAGAGACCTCTTCGGGATCGTAGCCGACGGCGGCGAGCACGTGCGGATCGACCATGCCGGCGCCTCCCATCTCGATCCAGCGGTCGTGCCACTGCATGTCGACTTCGACGCTCGGTTCCGTAAAGGGGAAGAACGAGGGGCGGAAGCGAATGTGGACGTCGCCGCCGAAGTAGCTCTTGGCGAACAGGCGCAGCACGCTCTTCAGATCGGCCATCGTCACGTGGCGATCGACCAGCAGCCCTTCGATCTGATGGAACATCGGGTAGTGTGTCGCGTCGGCCGTGTCGGGCCGATAGACGCGCCCCAGCGAGATGATACGCACCGGCGGCTTCGTGTTTTCCATGACGCGGATCTGCACCGTGCTCGTCTGGCTGCGCAGCAGCATCGGCGGGTCACCAGTTGGCTTTGCGACCTCGTCCACACGGACCGGTTCGTCGGATGACATTCCTGTCATCGCGCTTTTCACGACACTTTCCGCAGTCGCTAAATAAAAGTTTTCCAGCGGATCGCGGGCCGGGTGGGAGGCGGGAATATTGAGCGCCTCGAAGTTGTGCCACTCGTCTTCGATCTCGGGTCCCTCGGCCACGCTGAAGCCGAGGCGGCCCATGATGTCTTTCAGCTCTTCGATCGTCTGCGTGATGGGATGCAGATGACCGATACGCGGTCGCGTGCCGGGCAGCGTCGTATCTTCGAGTGATTGGGGCGGCCTGGCGGCACCGGCAGATCCACCTGGGGCGGACTTAGCCGTCTCGAATGCCGCTTCAATGGCCTGCTTCGCCTCGTTGAAGCGTTTGCCGGCAGCCGGCTTGTCGGCGGGGGGAATGCCACCGAGTCCCTTCTGGGCCGACTTGAGTCGTCCGGCTTTCGCGCCCAGGAACTCGATGCGTGCCGCTTCGAGGGCCTCGGGGGTCGCGGCCGAGGCGAACGTCGCGCGCGCGGCGGCCTCGAGCGCGTCGAGCTCGGCGATGAATTCGGCAAGGCCCACGGTCGATCACCTCCGACCAGTTCAGACACACGCCCTTGGCGTGGCGTTCGGACGAGCGGCTGATAACTCCGGCGCTATCAGTCAGGCTAGACTCGGCCAAATTGTAGCAACCTTGAGCGCGGCGACGATAACAACTCGGTTGTTGTTAGATTGGCGGATCGTTCGCCACCAACGAAACAGGAGAGGCGAATCGTACCGCCTCTCCTGAAACGTTTTGATCGCGCCTTGGCCCGAGGACTACTTGTTGGGCAGGGCCTGCTTGGCTTCCTCGACCACCAGATCGAAGGCGGCCGGATCGTTCACGGCCATATCGGCCAGGATCTTGCGGTCCAGGCCGATCTGCGAGAGGGTGAGGCCGTGGATGAAGTCGCTGTACTTCATGCCACGCTCGCGGACCGCCGCGTTGATGCGGATGATCCAGAGTTGGCGGAAGTTGCGCTTCTTCGTGCGGCGGTCGCGGGTGGCGAAGGCGCCGCTCCGGGCGAGCGTTTCCTTGACGGTCCGCAACAGCGTGCCACGTCCGCCGACAAACCCCTTGGCCTTTTTGAACAGGCGACGCTTGGCCTTCGCTCGCGCCGCGCCTTTGGTCGTTCTCATCGTTCTCTCCCGCGGGAATCGAGGCCCGCCCCGGTCGTTCGGAGCGCGTTGGACAGCCCGTCCCGTGCTTGGACGCCGCGAATTCGGGCGTCGGTCGTTGCCACCCTAGGGCGGACAACGTGTGGCCCTGCTGGCCGGACACCGACGGCGTGAGCCGTTGATCGCAGCAGTGGCGTTCGAGCCGGCAAACAAATATCGCCGGCTCGCCATCAGATAACTCTAGTAGCTCCCGCCGGCCAAGGCGCGTAGGACGCGTTTGGCCTCGACCTCGCACAGGCAGCGCGTGCCACGCAGCTTGCGTTTCTGAGAGTGCTTCATCCAGGCCAGGCGGTGACTGGTGCCGGCGCCGCGGTGCTTCACCTTACCGGTGGCCGTCACGCGGAAACGCTTTTTTGAACTCTTGTGCGTCTTGAGCTTGGGCATCGTTCACCAAATTCCTGTCGCGGGCGGCAGCCCCGCGGACGTAGCACGACCAGAAGGAGGCCCCGGCGGCCAACCGCCAGTAGCGAGAACCCGTCATTATACGCATCCCCGGAACCGCGCGAAGGGGGACTTTTCGGGGGAGCATGGCATCATGGCATGGAGACTGCCATCCTGTGATCGACCGGAAATCCACGCGAGAAGCCGATTTTCCGTGGCATTTCCGCTTGCTGTACCCTCGTGCGCGGGCACGATAGTATAGTTATTATGGGGATCAAAAATGACTGAACTCACGCCAGAACTGCGACAGGCTATCGCGGCTGCGTCCGGACCGGTCGAACTGGTCGATCCGCTCAGCCAAGAGCACTATTTCGTCGTGAGCGAGGCCATCTATCGGCGTTTAATCGCCACGCTTGAATTGGGTGAACCCTCAGATGAGGAACGGAAGGCCCAGTTGCAGGCCTTCGGCCGTGCCGCAGGCTGGGAAGACCCCGAGTCAGCCATCTTCGACGATCTCAAACCGCAATGAAACGCGGCGAGATCATCATCGTCGAGTACCCTTTTACCGATTTGTCGGGCAGCAAACGCCGCCCCGCATTCGTCGTGCAGTCCGATACCATCAAATCGCCCGACATTGTCATTGCGGCGATTTCCGCCAGCGCACCATTGATACCCACACGCGTGCTTATCGAACCGGCTCGAGAGCCAGCTTCGCGTCTCACGGCCGTTTGCGTGGTGCGCTGCGAGAATCTATCAACCATTCAGCCGACCCTTGTTCTGGGCGCAATCGGCAATCTGTCGAAAACCGCGATGCGCGAGGTCGACAAGTGTCTAAAACTGGCGTTGGGTCTGACGTAGGCTGCCCCCTGCTAAGGGTCATAGTCTGCCCAGGACCTGTCGTTCAACCAATCCTGCGAAGGTTCTGTCGCGAGTGCATCGAGCTCTTCCAGGGACGGCAACACGGGACTCGCTTTTTGCACGGCGTAGAGTGGCAATCGCTTCCACTCTGCTCCATCGATCATCAGGCGGACCAGATAGTCACCGGGATTGGATGCACCGCAAGTTATCCTAGGCTGCGCAAAACCTGTGGGCAAAATCAAGCCGTACCTGCCCGATCGGCGATCTACCGCTCGGCAATCGGCACGTATTTGGCCCCCAGGGCCCCCGTGTAGCGGGCCCGTGGCCGGATCAGGCGGTTGTTGTCCAACTGCTCGATGACGTGGGCGCTCCAGCCGGCCACGCGGCTCACCACGAACAGCGGCGTGTAGAGGTCGATCGGCAGGCCCATGTAGTAGTAGAGCCGGGCGCTGGGCCAGTCGAGGTTCGGCGGCAGCTTTTTCTCCGTGCGGACGATCGATTCGATCACGTCGGCCATCTGTTCCATGTCTTCGTGGCCGGTTTCCTTGGCCAGCGCGGCGCAGAGGGGCTTGAGATAGGCCGCGCGCGGGTCGCCATCCTTATAGACGCGGTGGCCGAAGCCCATGATGCGCTGCTTCTTGGCCAGCGCGTCGCGGACCCACTTCTCGGCGTTGGCTGCGGTGCCGACTTCCTGCAGAACTTCCATCACGCGTTCGTTGGCCCCGCCGTGCAGCGGACCCTTGAGCGCGCCGATCGCTCCGGCCACGGCCGAGTGCAGGTCGGCCAGCGTCGAGCAGATCACGCGGGCGGCGAAGGTCGACGCGTTGTACTCGTGCTCGGCGTAGAGAATCAGCGAGACGTCCATCGCCTTGGTCGAGCGCTCGCTGGGGGTCTCGCCCGAGAGCATCCAGACGAGATTGGCCGCCAGGCTATACTTGGCGTCGGGCGCGACGGCCTCCTTCCCTTCGAGAAAGCGGAAGCGGGCCGCCAGCACCACCGGCAACTGCGCCAGCAAACGCTCCGCCTTGCGCAGGTTGGCGTCATGGTCCATCTTTTGGGCTTCGGGATCCCAGTGCGCCAGGGCGCTCGCCCCGGTGCGCAGCACGTCCATCGTCGGCACGCCGCGGGGAATCTGGCGGACGAAGTCGAGGATCTCGGGCGCGACGCCCGCCTGCGAGCGGACGCGCTCTTGGAAGGACGCCAGTTCCGGGGCCTTGGGCAGGTGGCCGTGGAGCAGCAGGAAGGCCGTCTCCTCGAAGTTCGACTTGTCGGCCAATTCTTCGATCGAGTAGCCGCGATACTGCAGGCCGCCGACGATCGTGCTGACGGCGGTCTCGCCGGCGATGACCCCTTCGAGGCCCGGGCTGTAAATCTCTTCGCTCATGGCGTCTTCTCTCCACGGAAATGAGCGCGGTCGCGCTCTTCGTAATCGGTGTAGCGAATCAGGTCGTAAAGTTCCTGCCGGGTTTGCATCCGCCCGACGAGCGAGCGTTGCGTCCCTTCACTCTTCAGCGTGCCGAGCGCCTCTTCGACCGATTTCATGGCCACGCGCAGCAGCGTCACTGGGTAGAGGACGCCGGCATAGCCGAGTTGCCGCAGCTCTTCGAGCGTGAGCAGCTCGCTCTTGCCGAATTCGGTCATGTTGGCAATCAACGGGGCCTCGACCGCGCGGGCGAAGCGCTCGAACTCGTCGCGATCGGCCAGCGCCTCGGGAAAGATCCAGTCGGCGCCGGCATCGAGATAGCGCTTGGCGCGCTCGACGGCGGCATCGAAACCGAGCACGCCCCGGGCGTCGGTGCGGCCGAGGATGACGAGGTCGGGATCGCGCCGCGCGGCGGCGGCGGCGCGGAGCTTGGCGCACATTTCCTCGCGCTCGACGAGGGCCTTGCCCGAGAGGTGGCCGCAACGCTTCGGCAAGCGTTGATCTTCGAGCTGCAACGCTGCGGCGCCAGCCGCTTCGAGCTCAATGACCGTGCGTTCGACGTTGACGGCCTCGCCGAAGCCGGTGTCAGCGTCGACAACCAGTGGGATCCGCGCCTGCCGCGTGAAGAGCGTCACTTGCGCGGTGAGTTCATTGAGGGTGAAGAGCCCGATGTCGGGAATGGCCATCACGCCGGCTGAAAAGGCCGCGCCCGAGAGGTACGCGGCCGGAAAGCCCAACTCTTCGATCATGCGTCCGACGAGCGCGTTGAAGGCGCCGGGGATCGGAATCGTTCCGCCGACGATCGCCTGGCGCAGTCGTTTTCCGGGTGAGTCCATGTTTCCACGCACCCGATGGGGCGCGCACTCTTCAACAGAATGGGACAGACCCCTGCAAGGTCGAGAGGTGGGAAGGCACTGCGGGGGGAAGCCCAGAATATAGGTGCCCGACGAGGCCGCTGGCAAGAGTCGAAGAGGGGGTGGCATCGGAGTCGCGAGGTGTGGCCGATCTCCGAGTTACCGGGGGGATGGCGATTGTTAGCCGTGCCGTTGATTGACAATCTGGGGGGCTGTTCGTAGCCTACGAGTGCTCTTGGACGGCACAAGGTACCGAACGGGCCGAATGGCAGATCACGTCACCAGCGGCGATATTCTGTGCTGCCGGATCGCAGCACGCCGCGGCCAGCATCGGTGTCTTGCGCTTGCCGCATGGTTCCGTCTTGTCCGACATACGTTCAGCGCCAAAGGCAGTCGCATGAATTCTGCGCTGCATCGTTCGTTTCGCGGCGCGATTCTCTCGCAGTGTGGAGCATCGTGCGCATCATGAAGGCATTTTCTCGCGGGCTCGCCCGTCGCGCTAGCCGATGGCAAGCGGCGGGGTTGGCCCTGGCGTTGATCGTGTGGAGTGGCTGTTCGTCGGGCGACAAAGACCGAGTTGTACCCGTCCGCCCGGTCCGGACCGTGGTGGTGACGCCGG includes these proteins:
- the pheT gene encoding phenylalanine--tRNA ligase subunit beta, whose translation is MIVSWDWLKQYVPLDMPVEELERRLMFAGLNHEETHEVDGDLAIDLEVTSNRADCLGHLGIAREVAVLFRKELGESPAHPRAGKTPVESLTSVKIECPELCRQYTARVLRNVRVGASPTWMKRRLATLGVASINNVVDATNYVLFECGQPLHAFDFDRLSGERIVVREPKPGEKLEAIDHKTYELALGMCAICDAEKPVAIGGIMGGASSEVGASTKNLLIEAARFDAVSVRNTARKLNLHSDSSYRFERALDPARVDWASRRCCELIIEMGGGDLAAGVIDVGTPVAPRTPILLRFSQLQRILGIDIERAEVLRILEALGNRQVRASERDVEVIPPTWRADLSREIDLVEEVARIHGYEEISEDAQVPMAASARTDADRVLSRVRQVMTATGFDEAMTLSTVDAEWSEAFSPWTDQAPLEAHVPVLRRADILRRSLIPSLLGARRTNEALANPVIELFEIAKVYLPQATGLPREELMLTLTSAGDATAEEEKENRSFLRVKGTVEALVAALHAQARLEVRPVSRDPHGLFDRGSSCELVLAGDTSAPWAIVGCVSAEGLKRFDLRGPTAVAEVRLSALLSVARLVPQYTPPVTYPAISRDLNLVVDESVRWEQIEQAVRRAAGDLLESLEWKPPVYRHAERLGPGKKSFVLATTFRDPSATMTGEAADTLRDQIVAACRQACGAELRA
- the pheS gene encoding phenylalanine--tRNA ligase subunit alpha; its protein translation is MGLAEFIAELDALEAAARATFASAATPEALEAARIEFLGAKAGRLKSAQKGLGGIPPADKPAAGKRFNEAKQAIEAAFETAKSAPGGSAGAARPPQSLEDTTLPGTRPRIGHLHPITQTIEELKDIMGRLGFSVAEGPEIEDEWHNFEALNIPASHPARDPLENFYLATAESVVKSAMTGMSSDEPVRVDEVAKPTGDPPMLLRSQTSTVQIRVMENTKPPVRIISLGRVYRPDTADATHYPMFHQIEGLLVDRHVTMADLKSVLRLFAKSYFGGDVHIRFRPSFFPFTEPSVEVDMQWHDRWIEMGGAGMVDPHVLAAVGYDPEEVSGFAFGLGVERVCMRRHGITDIREFYKNDVRFLHQF
- a CDS encoding citrate synthase (catalyzes the formation of citrate from acetyl-CoA and oxaloacetate); this encodes MSEEIYSPGLEGVIAGETAVSTIVGGLQYRGYSIEELADKSNFEETAFLLLHGHLPKAPELASFQERVRSQAGVAPEILDFVRQIPRGVPTMDVLRTGASALAHWDPEAQKMDHDANLRKAERLLAQLPVVLAARFRFLEGKEAVAPDAKYSLAANLVWMLSGETPSERSTKAMDVSLILYAEHEYNASTFAARVICSTLADLHSAVAGAIGALKGPLHGGANERVMEVLQEVGTAANAEKWVRDALAKKQRIMGFGHRVYKDGDPRAAYLKPLCAALAKETGHEDMEQMADVIESIVRTEKKLPPNLDWPSARLYYYMGLPIDLYTPLFVVSRVAGWSAHVIEQLDNNRLIRPRARYTGALGAKYVPIAER
- the rplT gene encoding 50S ribosomal protein L20, with protein sequence MRTTKGAARAKAKRRLFKKAKGFVGGRGTLLRTVKETLARSGAFATRDRRTKKRNFRQLWIIRINAAVRERGMKYSDFIHGLTLSQIGLDRKILADMAVNDPAAFDLVVEEAKQALPNK
- the prpB gene encoding methylisocitrate lyase, whose protein sequence is MDSPGKRLRQAIVGGTIPIPGAFNALVGRMIEELGFPAAYLSGAAFSAGVMAIPDIGLFTLNELTAQVTLFTRQARIPLVVDADTGFGEAVNVERTVIELEAAGAAALQLEDQRLPKRCGHLSGKALVEREEMCAKLRAAAAARRDPDLVILGRTDARGVLGFDAAVERAKRYLDAGADWIFPEALADRDEFERFARAVEAPLIANMTEFGKSELLTLEELRQLGYAGVLYPVTLLRVAMKSVEEALGTLKSEGTQRSLVGRMQTRQELYDLIRYTDYEERDRAHFRGEKTP
- a CDS encoding type II toxin-antitoxin system PemK/MazF family toxin — translated: MKRGEIIIVEYPFTDLSGSKRRPAFVVQSDTIKSPDIVIAAISASAPLIPTRVLIEPAREPASRLTAVCVVRCENLSTIQPTLVLGAIGNLSKTAMREVDKCLKLALGLT
- the rpmI gene encoding 50S ribosomal protein L35, with translation MPKLKTHKSSKKRFRVTATGKVKHRGAGTSHRLAWMKHSQKRKLRGTRCLCEVEAKRVLRALAGGSY